One segment of Ipomoea triloba cultivar NCNSP0323 chromosome 12, ASM357664v1 DNA contains the following:
- the LOC115999015 gene encoding ER lumen protein-retaining receptor erd-2.2-like: MKMPRRPIQAVTTWVKRQPPKVKAFLAVITGMAALVMLRAIVHDHDNLFVAAEAVHSIGICVLIYKLMKEKTCAGLSLKSQELTAMFLAVRLYCSFVMEYDIHTLLDMATLATTLWVIYMIRFNLKSSYMEDKDNFAMYYVVVPCAVLAFLIHPTTSHHIVNRIFWAFCVYLEAVSVLPQLRVMQNTKIVEPFTAHYVFALGVARFLSCAHWVLQVLDSRGHLLVALGHGLWPSMVLISEIVQTFILADFCYYYVKSVFGGQLVLRLPSGVV; the protein is encoded by the exons ATGAAGATGCCTCGGAGACCGATCCAAGCCGTAACGACATGGGTAAAGCGGCAACCGCCCAAGGTGAAGGCCTTCCTGGCCGTGATCACCGGCATGGCGGCGCTGGTGATGCTCCGAGCCATCGTCCACGATCACGACAACCTCTTCGTCGCTGCCGAGGCTGTTCACTCCATTGGAATCTGCGTCCTCATCTACAAGCTCATGAAGGAAAAAACTTGCGCTG GGCTTTCTCTCAAATCCCAGGAGCTGACGGCTATGTTTTTAGCTGTTAGACTGTATTGCAGCTTTGTCATGGAGTATGACATACACACTTTGCTTGACATGGCTACGCTGGCTACAACTTTGTGGGTTATTTATATGATTCGTTTTAATCTAAAATCGAGTTACATGGAGGACAAAGACAATTTCGCAATGTATTATGTG GTGGTTCCATGTGCTGTTTTAGCTTTCTTAATTCACCCAACTACATCGCATCATATTGTAAACAGGATCTTCTGGGCTTTCTGTGTATACTTGGAGGCAGTTTCGGTGCTACCTCAACTCCGTGTCATGCAGAACACTAAG ATTGTTGAACCATTTACAGCACATTATGTATTTGCACTGGGTGTTGCGAGATTCTTAAGCTGTGCTCACTGGGTTCTACAG GTTTTGGATAGTCGCGGCCATCTCCTAGTGGCATTGGGTCATGGTCTATGGCCTTCTATGGTTCTGATATCTGAAATTGTGCAAACTTTCATCTTGGCAGACTTTTGTTACTACTATGTGAAAAG TGTTTTTGGAGGACAGCTGGTGTTGCGCCTTCCTTCGGGGGTAGTGTGA
- the LOC115999016 gene encoding 5'-methylthioadenosine/S-adenosylhomocysteine nucleosidase 2-like has product MAPPEEHSGEIKEDSVAAASSADNLPISTVVFIIAMQKEAQPLVNRLQLTEDVDSMFLKGVPWVRYYGNYKDLNISIVCPGKDPILGVENVGTVSAALLTYASIQALQPDLIINAGTAGGFKAKGASIGDVFLVSHVTFHDRRIPIPAFDLYGVGLRQAFVTPNLLQELNMKVGKLSTGDSLDMAPVDESCIIANDATVKDMEGAAVAYVADLLKVPAIYLKGVTDIVDGDRPTSEEFLENLAAVTAALDEAASRVVDFINGKSLPQL; this is encoded by the exons ATGGCGCCCCCGGAGGAACATTCTGGAGAAATCAAGGAGGATTCCGTCGCCGCCGCGTCTTCGGCCGATAACCTTCCTATCTCCACCGTCGTCTTCATCATTG CTATGCAAAAGGAGGCGCAACCTCTCGTGAACAGGCTCCAACTCACCGAGGATGTCGATTCCAT GTTTCTAAAGGGGGTACCTTGGGTGCGGTATTATGGAAACTATAAGGATCTGAACATTAGTATTGTCTGCCCTGGAAAAGACCCCATTTTGG GGGTTGAAAATGTAGGAACAGTTTCTGCAGCTCTTCTGACATATGCTTCTATCCAAGCATTACAGCCAGACCTCATAATAAATGCTGGAACAGCTGGTGGATTTAAG GCAAAAGGAGCTTCCATAGGAGATGTGTTTCTTGTCTCACATGTTACATTCCATGATAGAAGAATACCCATACCG GCATTTGATTTATATGGAGTTGGCTTGCGTCAGGCTTTTGTGACTCCCAATCTCCTGCAGGAGTTAAATATGAAG GTTGGTAAACTGTCCACTGGTGATTCTCTAGATATGGCACCAGTTGATGAATCATGTATCATTGCGAATGATGCAACTGTAAAAGACATGGAG GGAGCAGCGGTAGCTTATGTGGCGGATCTTTTGAAAGTtcctgcaatttatttgaaagGTGTGACTGATATAGTGGATGGTGATAGGCCAACATCGGAAGAATTCTTGGAAAATTTAGCAGCAGTAACCGCTGCTCTGGATGAAGCAGCAAGTCGAGTTGTTGATTTCATAAACGGCAAATCTCTGCCTCAACTTTGA
- the LOC115999367 gene encoding zinc finger BED domain-containing protein RICESLEEPER 1-like: MGCKWQAEMGHVLHRKIISFKPISDHKGETIAKELENCLIDWGIKKDGLATMGNSVVSVRNAVKWNSTYLMLSAAFKNKAAFDRMIDEDKLYDSYFQEDENGKRRVGPPLSDDWENVRRLVQFLKIFYDATLAFSSYKNVTSSHCFNDICTIEANLNVFTSSRDVNMSNMAFEMKKKFDKYWEGLEINKLLIISSVLDPRSKMGFVTICFEKLYGKDTPKCIEMKEAIMEVLRKLYEVYNALYAKPSATTNQSTIGCGSGSGSESGSQSCETSEMELLDVGVNVDMVCEKGDVDETSNELDIYLMEKIEKPTLNRLVSSVASGCAFSTPGRILDQYRSSLTPYMVEALILTQDGLLSSLQSDATVNLFQILEETEFMDLLAEAN, from the exons ATGGGGTGTAAATGGCAAGCTGAGATGGGTCATGTG TTGCATagaaaaattattagttttaaacCTATTTCTGATCATAAAGGTGAGACAATTGCAAAAGAACTTGAGAATTGTTTGATTGATTGGGGTATCAAAAAG GATGGTTTGGCAACGATGGGTAATAGTGTGGTTAGTGTTCGTAATGCAGTGAA ATGGAATTCTACTTACCTCATGTTGTCTGCAGCTTTCAAGAATAAGGCAGCATTTGACCGAATGATTGATGAGGACAAATTGTATGATTCTTACTTTCAAGAGGATGAAAATGGAAAGAGAAGGGTTGGGCCGCCATTATCAGATGATTGGGAGAATGTTCGTCGATTGGTAcagttcttgaaaatattttatgatgcAACTTTGGCTTTTTCTTCATACAAAAATGTGACATCTAGTCATTGTTTCAATGATATATGCACAATTGAAGCAAATTTGAATGTTTTCACTAGTAGTAGAGATGTCAACATGAGTAACATGGCTtttgaaatgaagaaaaagtttgaTAAGTATTGGGAGGGGCTTGAgataaataaattgttgattATTAGTAGTGTGCTTGATCCAAGGAGCAAGATGGGTTTTGTGacaatttgttttgaaaaattgtaTGGTAAAGATACACCAAAATGTATTGAAATGAAAGAAGCAATAATGGAGGTGTTGCGTAAGTTGTATGAGGTATACAATGCGTTGTATGCTAAACCAAGTGCAACAACAAATCAAAGTACGATTGGATGTGGaagtggaagtggaagtgagagtggaAGTCAATCTTGTGAAACTAGTGAAATGGAATTGTTAGATGTTGGTGTTAATGTTG ATATGGTTTGTGAAAAAGGAGATGTGGATGAAACATCAAATGAGTTAGATATATACTTGATGGAAAAGATTGAAAAACCAACTCTTAATAGATTGG TTTCTAGTGTTGCATCTGGGTGTGCCTTTAGCACCCCAGGCCGTATTTTGGACCAATATCGGAGTTCGTTGACACCTTATATGGTAGAGGCATTGATATTGACACAAGATGGGTTACTGTCTTCACTTCAATCTGATGCAACAGTAAACCTCTTTCAAATATTAGAGGAAACTGAGTTTATGGATTTACTTGCAGAAGCTAATTGA